One window of Oscillibacter hominis genomic DNA carries:
- the rpoN gene encoding RNA polymerase factor sigma-54, with amino-acid sequence MILDQSLSQTYRLTLTQKMRQSLQILQLPAISLRDFLQEASMSNPVLEVEDPPLGEEMVELQKAAVAREELRDLPIERREQIIWENGGGEDRNFSNFASQPESFSDYLNSQLGQMTGLDNAMQAMCQYLVGCLNSAGYLDCPLNELAEDLGCDHFELEQALYVVQSLDPPGVGARSLSECLLLQLVQGEHFNAVNIHLVRDGLPLLAKNDLDGLSRLLGVSKADVKRAAADIRSLNPIPSSGFYTGSRTVYTIPEATVRRGAQGGMVIEMNSTVLPQVSISRENCALLESTDSKEAHLYLKEKLAEANTLISSLEERQNTMFRLLDVIVRLQEGFFTRDEDLRPMTMAQVAETLGVNTSTVSRAVKDKYIQVGSRIVSLRSLFTTSLQSEEGSGVSSASAKLQIKKLIAAEPPEKPLSDEVLSSALAGMNIHLSRRTVAKYRGELGIPPACRRKK; translated from the coding sequence GTGATTCTTGACCAGAGTCTGAGCCAGACTTACCGGCTCACGCTGACCCAGAAGATGCGCCAGTCGCTCCAGATTCTCCAGCTCCCGGCCATTTCACTGCGGGACTTTCTCCAGGAGGCGTCCATGTCCAACCCGGTTTTGGAAGTGGAGGACCCGCCGTTGGGGGAGGAGATGGTGGAGCTGCAAAAAGCCGCCGTGGCACGGGAGGAGCTGCGGGATCTGCCCATTGAGCGCCGGGAGCAGATCATTTGGGAAAACGGGGGCGGCGAGGACCGGAATTTTTCCAATTTTGCCTCTCAGCCGGAATCCTTTTCCGACTATCTCAACAGCCAGCTGGGCCAGATGACCGGGCTGGACAACGCCATGCAGGCCATGTGCCAGTACTTAGTGGGCTGCCTGAACTCCGCCGGATATCTGGACTGCCCCTTGAACGAGTTGGCGGAGGACTTGGGCTGCGACCACTTTGAGCTGGAGCAGGCCCTTTATGTGGTGCAGAGCCTGGATCCACCGGGCGTGGGCGCCAGGAGCCTATCGGAGTGCCTTTTGCTCCAACTGGTACAGGGGGAGCATTTCAACGCGGTGAATATCCATCTGGTGCGGGACGGGCTGCCGCTGCTGGCCAAAAACGACCTGGACGGCCTCTCCAGGCTGTTGGGTGTCAGCAAGGCGGACGTGAAGCGGGCGGCCGCCGACATCCGCAGCCTGAACCCCATTCCCTCCAGCGGGTTTTACACCGGTTCCCGCACCGTCTACACCATTCCCGAGGCCACGGTCCGCCGCGGTGCCCAGGGCGGCATGGTCATTGAGATGAACAGCACGGTGCTGCCCCAGGTCTCTATCAGCCGGGAAAACTGCGCACTCTTGGAGAGCACCGACTCCAAGGAGGCCCATCTCTACCTGAAGGAGAAGCTGGCGGAGGCCAACACGCTGATCTCCAGTTTGGAGGAGCGGCAGAACACCATGTTCCGGCTTTTGGACGTGATTGTCCGGCTGCAGGAGGGATTTTTTACCCGGGATGAGGACCTGCGGCCCATGACCATGGCCCAGGTGGCAGAGACGTTGGGGGTGAACACCTCCACCGTGAGCCGGGCAGTGAAGGACAAGTATATCCAGGTGGGCAGCCGCATCGTCAGCCTCCGCAGCCTCTTCACCACCTCCCTCCAGTCTGAGGAGGGATCGGGGGTCTCCTCCGCCAGCGCCAAGCTGCAGATCAAGAAGCTGATCGCCGCCGAGCCGCCGGAGAAGCCGCTGTCCGACGAGGTGCTCAGCTCTGCCCTGGCCGGCATGAACATCCATCTGTCCCGCCGCACAGTGGCCAAATACCGGGGCGAACTTGGAATCCCCCCGGCCTGCCGGCGAAAGAAATAA
- a CDS encoding D-2-hydroxyacid dehydrogenase, with protein MKLVVLDGYTENPGDLSWGELERLGDLTVYDRTSLTDEEEAIRRIGGAEIVLTNKTPITRRVLDCCPGIRMIGVLATGYNVVDCAYAARKGIPVSNVPAYGTAAVGQFAIALLLEICHHIGAHSDSVHAGGWSRSADWCYWDYPLIELEGKTMGIIGFGRIGRRTGRIAKAMGMEVLAAGSRPTEEGKQIAEYVELEELLRRSDVISLHCPLFAETEGLINRETIEKMKDGVILLNNSRGQLVVEQDLADALNSGKVAAAGLDVASTEPIRGDNPLLSAKNCIITPHIAWAPKESRQRIMDCAVETVKAYLAGRPIHVVNGV; from the coding sequence ATGAAACTTGTGGTACTGGACGGCTATACGGAGAACCCGGGCGATTTGAGCTGGGGAGAGCTGGAGCGGCTGGGCGATCTGACGGTCTATGACCGCACCTCCCTGACGGATGAGGAGGAGGCCATCCGCCGCATCGGCGGTGCGGAGATTGTACTGACCAACAAAACCCCCATCACCAGGCGGGTTTTGGACTGCTGTCCGGGAATCCGGATGATCGGCGTGCTGGCCACGGGCTATAACGTGGTGGACTGCGCCTACGCGGCCCGGAAGGGCATCCCGGTCTCCAACGTGCCCGCCTACGGCACCGCCGCCGTAGGACAGTTCGCCATTGCGCTGCTGTTGGAGATCTGCCACCACATCGGAGCCCACAGCGACTCCGTCCACGCCGGTGGGTGGAGCCGCAGCGCCGACTGGTGCTACTGGGACTACCCGCTCATCGAGTTGGAGGGGAAGACCATGGGCATCATCGGCTTTGGCCGCATCGGCCGCCGCACGGGCCGGATTGCAAAGGCTATGGGCATGGAGGTACTGGCTGCCGGCTCCCGCCCCACGGAGGAGGGGAAGCAAATCGCGGAGTACGTGGAGTTAGAGGAGCTGCTCCGGCGTTCCGACGTGATTTCCCTCCACTGCCCGCTGTTCGCGGAGACTGAGGGGCTCATCAACCGGGAGACCATTGAGAAAATGAAGGACGGTGTGATTTTGCTGAACAACAGCCGCGGCCAGCTGGTGGTGGAGCAGGACCTGGCAGACGCGCTCAATTCCGGAAAGGTGGCGGCTGCCGGGCTGGATGTGGCCTCTACAGAGCCGATCCGTGGGGATAACCCTTTGCTCAGTGCAAAAAACTGCATCATTACGCCCCACATCGCCTGGGCACCGAAGGAGAGCCGCCAGCGGATCATGGACTGCGCGGTGGAGACGGTGAAGGCATATCTTGCGGGCCGGCCCATCCATGTGGTCAACGGTGTGTGA
- a CDS encoding hydroxyacid dehydrogenase has product MSKFKVYYTNHLSQVATDIFESNDFEVKTASEISEEVYVKELEEFQPDVIMCRTEPVTKAMMDTCRNLKGIGKQGAGLDNIDMEYATEKKIQVVFFPAGNANAVAEHAIMLMLMTARRFNYVDREFHKGNFWVRMGLQNTFEIQGKTLGLIGCGRISRLVATKAIGMGMKVIGYDPYITQEQLGDLAIELKDNAEEIYKNGDFISVHLPLMPATEKTIGMEQFKLMKPRAIFINVARGGLIKEEELVKALQDGTLYAAGLDVYEPEPLCESSMPLLTLENVVLTPHTAATTEESVINCCTNVANDLVRVCNGEKPTCPANKI; this is encoded by the coding sequence ATGAGCAAGTTTAAGGTATACTATACCAACCATTTGAGCCAAGTGGCAACGGATATTTTTGAGAGCAATGATTTTGAGGTGAAAACCGCCTCTGAGATCAGCGAAGAGGTCTATGTGAAGGAGCTGGAGGAGTTCCAGCCCGACGTGATCATGTGCCGCACGGAGCCTGTCACCAAGGCGATGATGGACACTTGCCGCAACCTCAAGGGCATTGGCAAGCAGGGTGCCGGCCTGGACAACATCGACATGGAGTATGCCACCGAGAAGAAGATCCAGGTGGTGTTCTTCCCCGCGGGCAACGCCAACGCTGTGGCTGAGCACGCCATCATGCTGATGCTGATGACCGCCCGCCGCTTCAACTATGTGGACCGCGAGTTCCACAAGGGCAACTTCTGGGTCCGCATGGGCCTGCAGAACACCTTTGAGATTCAGGGCAAGACCCTGGGCCTGATCGGCTGCGGCCGCATCTCCCGCCTGGTGGCCACCAAGGCCATCGGCATGGGCATGAAGGTCATCGGCTACGATCCTTACATCACCCAGGAGCAGTTGGGCGATCTGGCCATTGAGCTGAAGGACAACGCCGAGGAAATTTACAAAAATGGTGATTTCATCAGCGTGCACCTGCCCCTGATGCCTGCCACCGAGAAGACCATCGGCATGGAGCAGTTCAAGCTGATGAAGCCCCGCGCCATCTTCATCAACGTGGCCCGCGGCGGCCTGATCAAGGAAGAGGAGCTGGTGAAGGCGCTTCAGGACGGCACGCTGTATGCCGCCGGCCTGGACGTCTACGAGCCCGAGCCCCTGTGCGAGTCCAGCATGCCGCTGCTGACCCTGGAGAACGTGGTTCTGACTCCTCACACCGCAGCCACCACCGAGGAGTCCGTCATCAACTGCTGCACCAACGTGGCAAATGACCTGGTGCGCGTCTGCAACGGCGAAAAGCCCACCTGCCCCGCAAACAAGATCTGA
- a CDS encoding amidohydrolase has protein sequence MDKTILIRNALAIVTCDAEDHVYGHGDLLVRGPQIVKIGQNIEEPSDEVIDATDCFVYPGLINTHHHFFQTFVRNLRTIDYPNMTVPDWIDQIYRIFQVIDDEVIYYSSLTAMADLVKHGCTCAFDHQYCYTKATGKRPVDRQMEAAKLLGIRYHAGRGTDTLPRDKGGSIPERMLETTDEFLEDCDRLAKFYHDPRPFSMSQIVMAPCQPINCYQETFSETVDFARKRGLRMHTHLGEGENEIMVERYGKRTLDWCRDIGFVGEDVWLAHAWELTEEEYAYLGRAGMAISHCPTPAVLGGFPILPLQKLQELNVCVSLGCDGSATNDGSSLLDAMRLAWMMQAFHSKERHGCITPYEMLKIATVNGARTLGRSDLGSLEAGKAADLFLIDAGTLDLAGTLHDPRNLLPRAGVTGYTKLTMVNGRVVWKDGALTGVDERALAREGEAVCTRVLREPCPAFHHLNG, from the coding sequence ATGGACAAGACCATTCTCATCCGCAATGCCTTGGCAATTGTGACATGCGATGCGGAGGACCATGTATATGGCCATGGGGACCTGCTGGTGCGGGGGCCGCAGATTGTGAAGATCGGCCAGAACATCGAGGAGCCCTCTGACGAGGTCATTGACGCCACGGACTGCTTTGTCTACCCGGGACTCATCAACACCCACCACCATTTTTTCCAAACCTTTGTCCGGAACCTGAGGACCATCGACTATCCCAATATGACGGTGCCCGACTGGATCGACCAAATCTACCGCATTTTCCAGGTCATCGACGATGAGGTGATCTATTACTCCTCCCTGACCGCCATGGCGGACTTGGTGAAGCACGGCTGCACCTGCGCCTTTGACCATCAGTATTGCTACACAAAGGCCACTGGGAAACGGCCTGTGGACCGCCAGATGGAGGCGGCGAAGCTCCTTGGCATCCGCTATCATGCGGGCCGGGGCACTGATACGCTGCCCCGGGACAAGGGCGGCTCCATCCCCGAACGTATGCTGGAGACCACGGACGAGTTCCTGGAGGACTGCGACCGCCTGGCCAAGTTCTACCACGACCCCCGCCCCTTCTCCATGTCCCAGATTGTCATGGCCCCCTGCCAGCCCATCAACTGCTATCAGGAGACTTTTTCCGAGACTGTGGACTTTGCCCGCAAACGGGGGCTCCGGATGCACACCCACCTGGGCGAGGGGGAAAACGAGATCATGGTGGAGCGCTATGGAAAGCGCACGCTGGACTGGTGCCGGGACATCGGGTTCGTGGGCGAGGACGTGTGGCTGGCCCACGCCTGGGAATTGACGGAGGAGGAGTACGCCTATCTGGGCAGGGCCGGAATGGCCATCTCCCACTGCCCCACGCCCGCCGTCCTGGGCGGCTTCCCCATCCTGCCCCTGCAAAAGCTGCAGGAGCTGAATGTCTGTGTCAGCCTGGGCTGCGACGGCAGCGCCACCAACGACGGCTCCAGCCTCCTGGACGCCATGCGCTTGGCCTGGATGATGCAGGCCTTCCACAGCAAGGAGCGCCACGGCTGCATCACCCCTTATGAAATGCTGAAGATCGCCACGGTCAACGGCGCCAGGACACTGGGCCGCAGCGACCTGGGCTCTTTGGAGGCGGGAAAGGCGGCGGACTTGTTCCTGATCGACGCGGGCACGCTGGATCTGGCCGGCACTCTTCACGACCCCAGGAATCTGCTGCCCCGCGCGGGCGTCACCGGATATACCAAGCTGACCATGGTCAACGGCAGGGTGGTTTGGAAAGACGGAGCGCTCACCGGCGTGGACGAGCGGGCGCTGGCACGGGAGGGGGAGGCGGTCTGTACCCGGGTGCTCCGGGAGCCCTGTCCGGCCTTCCACCATTTGAACGGATGA
- the dapA gene encoding 4-hydroxy-tetrahydrodipicolinate synthase, with protein MNKFVAKYGQILLPLITPYDANEDVDYGKYAELIEYLIEKDLCDSLIVTGTTGEASLLTFDERVKLMETAVKAAAGRKPVIAGTGCASTKETVALTNKAVELGIETCLVVCPFYNKPTQEGLYNHFKTLAESTKANIMLYNIPIFVGVNLEAETVRRLASIPNIIGIKDEAGINPTQVTDFFLATADVDPDFAIYNGDDVMLLPTIVQGAMGLVSGGAHIFGHEIRAIFKAFAEGDNEKAKELFVPIYRFCKSTGQNGRILPNSILRPAIEAVTGIKLGPARSPLAPATEEEMKVTLGILKEIGKLN; from the coding sequence ATGAACAAGTTTGTAGCAAAGTACGGGCAGATACTGCTGCCGCTGATCACGCCGTATGACGCCAACGAGGACGTGGATTACGGCAAGTACGCTGAGCTGATCGAGTACCTGATCGAGAAGGACCTGTGCGATTCGCTGATCGTGACGGGCACCACGGGTGAGGCCAGCCTCCTGACCTTTGATGAGCGCGTGAAGCTGATGGAAACAGCGGTGAAGGCCGCCGCCGGCCGCAAGCCGGTCATCGCCGGCACGGGCTGCGCCTCCACCAAGGAGACGGTAGCGCTGACCAACAAGGCGGTGGAGCTTGGCATTGAGACCTGCCTGGTGGTGTGCCCGTTCTACAACAAGCCCACCCAGGAGGGGCTCTATAACCACTTCAAGACCCTGGCCGAGAGCACCAAGGCCAACATCATGCTCTACAACATCCCCATCTTTGTGGGCGTGAACCTGGAGGCGGAGACGGTGCGGCGCCTGGCGTCCATCCCCAACATCATCGGCATCAAGGACGAGGCGGGGATCAACCCCACCCAGGTGACGGATTTCTTCCTGGCCACGGCGGACGTGGATCCCGACTTTGCCATCTACAACGGCGACGACGTGATGCTGCTGCCCACCATCGTGCAGGGCGCCATGGGCCTGGTGTCCGGCGGAGCCCACATCTTCGGCCATGAGATCCGCGCGATCTTCAAGGCCTTTGCGGAGGGGGACAACGAGAAGGCCAAGGAGCTGTTCGTGCCCATCTACCGCTTCTGCAAGTCCACTGGCCAGAACGGCCGCATCCTGCCCAACTCCATCCTGCGCCCGGCCATTGAGGCCGTGACCGGCATCAAGCTTGGGCCGGCACGCAGCCCCCTGGCTCCCGCCACCGAGGAGGAGATGAAGGTCACCCTCGGCATCCTCAAGGAGATCGGCAAGCTCAACTAA
- a CDS encoding dihydrodipicolinate synthase family protein: MVKKFEGCIPPIVTPFDENGEINESILRREMEYCMKAGSHGLSVGGSTGEGPTLRDEELERMLKIGREYVGPDQTLVCGVMRMCTRDAVRTGLVAKAAGADAIMVTPTAYNVLVPNAEGMFDFYSTISKEVQLPIIIYNVIPQNTIYPDLFHRLLNETDHVMGIKQSVGGIAALYADLMEVGTQGRVYAATDDMIYSCFNFGAAGAISAILAVFPKECVEMWECAQNGDHAKGLAIQASLYKKWQVLGGNQFPIRLKYALKVLGRDCGYCRSPITYLPEEEKKAIREAFEN; encoded by the coding sequence GTGGTTAAAAAATTTGAGGGATGCATCCCTCCGATTGTTACTCCCTTTGACGAGAACGGAGAGATCAACGAGAGCATTCTGCGCCGCGAGATGGAGTACTGCATGAAGGCTGGGTCCCATGGCCTGAGCGTGGGCGGCAGCACCGGCGAGGGCCCCACGCTGCGGGACGAGGAGCTGGAACGGATGCTGAAGATCGGCCGGGAGTATGTCGGTCCGGATCAGACGCTGGTCTGCGGCGTCATGCGGATGTGCACAAGGGACGCCGTGCGCACGGGACTGGTTGCAAAAGCCGCCGGAGCCGACGCCATCATGGTGACCCCCACCGCCTACAATGTCCTGGTCCCCAATGCGGAGGGCATGTTTGACTTCTACAGCACCATTTCCAAAGAGGTGCAGCTGCCCATCATCATCTACAACGTCATCCCTCAGAACACCATTTATCCGGACCTGTTCCACCGCCTGCTCAATGAGACGGATCATGTCATGGGCATCAAGCAGAGCGTGGGCGGCATCGCCGCGCTGTATGCCGATCTGATGGAAGTCGGCACCCAGGGCCGGGTGTACGCCGCCACGGACGATATGATCTACTCCTGCTTCAACTTCGGCGCCGCCGGCGCCATCAGCGCCATCCTGGCCGTATTCCCCAAGGAGTGCGTGGAGATGTGGGAATGCGCGCAGAACGGCGACCACGCCAAGGGCCTGGCCATTCAGGCGTCCCTCTATAAGAAGTGGCAGGTACTGGGCGGAAATCAGTTCCCCATCCGCCTGAAGTATGCCCTGAAGGTGCTGGGCCGCGACTGCGGATACTGCAGAAGCCCCATTACATACCTGCCTGAGGAAGAGAAGAAGGCCATCCGCGAGGCATTTGAAAACTAA